A genomic stretch from Sinorhizobium terangae includes:
- a CDS encoding MerR family transcriptional regulator, whose translation MSQDSRKHADDTFGFLPQLPVPYHGQDDRLAIAEMAEVFGVTHRTLHFYEEKGLLTAARMGPMRVYGEDHVRRMAVINACREIDMPIAAIQELMAGLDRAESQARADELFDAALQARRRELAAQQSILRRQMQKIAELLEARSVEGEDDPTGAENVHLSPIESNCLGFMAVGYPASRIAELMDMDLTAALTLESGIIRKFGAHNRFQAVAKAVLAGLIASE comes from the coding sequence ATGTCGCAGGATTCCAGAAAACACGCAGACGACACTTTCGGCTTTCTGCCGCAACTGCCCGTGCCCTACCATGGTCAGGACGACCGGCTCGCCATCGCCGAGATGGCGGAGGTTTTCGGGGTGACGCACCGGACATTGCATTTCTACGAGGAGAAGGGCCTGCTGACCGCAGCCCGCATGGGACCGATGCGCGTTTATGGCGAGGATCATGTCCGTCGCATGGCGGTGATCAATGCCTGCCGGGAGATCGACATGCCGATCGCCGCGATCCAGGAGCTGATGGCGGGACTTGATCGCGCCGAAAGCCAGGCGCGCGCCGACGAGTTGTTCGACGCCGCCTTGCAGGCCCGTCGCCGCGAGCTCGCCGCCCAGCAATCGATCCTGCGCCGTCAGATGCAAAAGATCGCCGAGTTGCTCGAAGCGAGATCGGTGGAGGGCGAAGACGATCCGACGGGAGCGGAGAATGTCCACCTGTCGCCGATCGAGTCCAATTGCCTCGGTTTCATGGCCGTAGGCTATCCCGCCTCCCGCATAGCCGAGCTGATGGACATGGACCTGACCGCGGCGCTCACGCTGGAATCCGGGATCATCCGCAAGTTCGGCGCACACAATCGCTTTCAAGCCGTCGCCAAGGCCGTTCTCGCCGGCCTCATTGCATCGGAGTAG
- a CDS encoding EF-hand domain-containing protein encodes MKRIVLLAAFALSQAIAAAAQDRPAAMNQGQMDRLDRNRNGAVDQSEYESFMTSAFASLDKNKDGSLRKEEVGQLLNAQQFAATDANRDGRLTQSEFLNRVMADFKAADRSGDGHLQ; translated from the coding sequence ATGAAAAGGATAGTGCTGCTGGCCGCATTCGCACTTTCACAGGCCATTGCGGCCGCGGCGCAGGATCGGCCGGCGGCCATGAACCAGGGCCAGATGGATCGGCTCGACCGCAACAGGAATGGCGCGGTCGACCAGTCCGAGTACGAGTCCTTCATGACCTCCGCTTTCGCGAGCCTGGACAAGAACAAGGACGGCAGCCTGCGCAAAGAAGAAGTGGGCCAGCTTCTGAACGCGCAACAATTTGCCGCCACTGACGCCAACCGCGACGGCAGGCTCACCCAGAGCGAGTTCCTGAACAGGGTCATGGCCGATTTCAAGGCCGCCGACCGCAGCGGCGACGGCCATCTTCAGTAG
- a CDS encoding methyl-accepting chemotaxis protein produces the protein MSALEEIRQKVSPGIIALLWINVALITITTVMRADGFDRFAVGAAVVIVVSATVGWIRDRTGPTTRIVTAMAHAATVALLVFAFSGSPLQIDMHMYFFASLAICAAWIDWRAIVGYAVLVSVHHLLLYFVSPFAVFPQSSDFSRVLLHAVILTLESAVLIAMVFSLVSALVSAEKATHEAEEAHRQNAALAEQARAADLAAEAERVRLTAEADETAQMRLQEATAGLATGLRRLAAGDLAFQLTEPFAPDFEALRHDLNGAVSQLSETLKGVAHAAAAIDGNSHDISRSSSELSTRTERQAAFLEETAAALDQITANVTHASKRAEEARLVAAQANSSALQSGRIVSEAVDAMGRIEQSSTQISGIIGVIDDIAFQTNLLALNAGVEAARAGEAGKGFAVVAQEVRELAQRSAQAAKEIKELIRNSSAEIQNGVKLVSETGATLRAIENYIVTVNEHMDAVALSAREQSSDLAGVNSAVTQMDQVTQRNATMVEEATAAGAALADAAARLRELIAHFQLADTSLARTTVGAPRFFSGEKVA, from the coding sequence ATGAGCGCTCTCGAAGAAATTCGCCAAAAGGTGTCGCCGGGGATCATCGCGCTCCTTTGGATCAACGTCGCACTGATCACTATTACGACTGTCATGCGCGCGGACGGCTTCGACCGCTTCGCCGTCGGCGCCGCGGTAGTCATCGTGGTATCGGCAACCGTCGGCTGGATCCGCGACAGGACGGGGCCGACAACCCGGATCGTGACGGCAATGGCTCACGCCGCCACCGTTGCCCTGCTCGTCTTCGCCTTCTCCGGCTCGCCGCTGCAGATCGACATGCACATGTATTTCTTCGCCAGCCTTGCGATCTGCGCCGCCTGGATCGATTGGCGCGCAATCGTCGGCTATGCGGTGCTGGTCAGCGTTCATCATCTGCTTCTCTATTTCGTCTCGCCCTTCGCGGTTTTCCCGCAAAGTTCCGATTTTTCGCGCGTGCTGCTCCATGCAGTCATCCTGACGCTGGAAAGCGCGGTTCTCATCGCGATGGTCTTTTCGCTGGTCTCCGCATTGGTCTCGGCGGAAAAGGCGACGCACGAAGCAGAGGAGGCTCATCGCCAGAACGCAGCGCTGGCCGAGCAGGCAAGGGCTGCCGACCTCGCGGCCGAAGCCGAGCGCGTGCGTTTGACGGCGGAAGCGGACGAGACCGCTCAGATGCGCCTGCAAGAGGCAACGGCAGGGCTTGCCACCGGCCTGCGCCGGCTGGCAGCGGGCGATCTCGCCTTTCAGCTCACCGAACCCTTCGCCCCGGATTTCGAGGCGCTTCGCCACGACCTGAACGGAGCGGTCTCGCAGCTCAGCGAAACCTTGAAAGGCGTGGCACACGCGGCAGCCGCTATCGACGGCAACTCGCACGATATCAGCCGGAGCTCAAGCGAGCTTTCGACACGCACCGAACGGCAGGCGGCGTTTCTGGAAGAGACCGCAGCCGCTCTTGATCAGATCACCGCCAATGTCACCCACGCATCCAAACGGGCGGAGGAAGCCCGCCTCGTCGCGGCTCAGGCCAATAGCAGCGCCCTGCAGTCCGGCAGAATCGTCTCCGAAGCCGTCGACGCCATGGGCCGGATCGAACAGTCGTCGACGCAGATCTCCGGCATTATCGGCGTCATCGACGATATCGCCTTCCAGACCAATCTGCTCGCATTGAATGCCGGCGTGGAGGCCGCGCGGGCGGGCGAAGCGGGCAAGGGATTTGCCGTCGTCGCGCAGGAAGTACGCGAACTGGCGCAACGCTCGGCGCAGGCAGCCAAGGAGATCAAGGAACTCATCCGCAATTCGAGTGCCGAGATCCAGAACGGAGTGAAGCTTGTCAGCGAGACCGGCGCAACGCTGCGTGCGATCGAGAACTATATCGTGACCGTCAACGAACACATGGACGCAGTCGCGCTCTCGGCGCGCGAACAATCATCGGACCTCGCCGGCGTCAATTCCGCGGTCACCCAAATGGACCAGGTTACCCAAAGGAACGCAACAATGGTCGAGGAAGCGACCGCGGCGGGCGCAGCGCTCGCCGACGCGGCGGCCCGGCTGCGCGAACTGATCGCGCACTTCCAACTGGCGGACACTTCGCTCGCGCGGACCACCGTTGGCGCACCTCGTTTCTTTTCCGGCGAGAAGGTCGCGTAA
- a CDS encoding TfuA-like protein — MSDTSDQGPILVFLGPTLRLAEAEAVLDAIYLQPVAQGDILLAAHAFHPRAMVLIDGQFEDRPAVRHKEILWAMAQGITVIGAASMGALRAAELSNFGMVGVGLIYRWYRRWRLAPDDAVAVHSGPAELGFPPLTDSLVDIQRTLSSLMRRGLIGAEERRLLTTIAREMNFRERSFDAVLRTGGWRDDEAKRLRNDIVRQKKRDALLALQCASDLAMQRESVRAPDSWVATNTFMRDLEAGGIDSNLVNTYKLNL, encoded by the coding sequence ATGAGCGATACGAGCGATCAGGGCCCGATCCTGGTGTTTCTCGGACCGACACTGAGGCTCGCGGAAGCGGAGGCAGTGCTCGACGCCATCTATCTGCAGCCTGTCGCCCAGGGCGACATTCTGCTTGCCGCCCATGCATTTCACCCGCGCGCGATGGTTCTGATCGACGGACAATTCGAAGACCGGCCGGCCGTGCGGCACAAGGAAATCCTATGGGCAATGGCGCAAGGAATCACAGTGATCGGCGCCGCCAGTATGGGAGCGCTTAGGGCGGCGGAACTCAGCAACTTCGGCATGGTCGGCGTCGGCCTCATCTATCGGTGGTATCGGCGCTGGCGGCTTGCGCCGGACGATGCGGTTGCCGTTCATTCGGGCCCTGCCGAACTGGGCTTTCCACCACTGACGGACTCGCTCGTTGATATTCAGCGAACATTGTCGAGCCTGATGCGCCGTGGCCTTATCGGAGCCGAGGAGCGTCGTCTGCTCACAACGATCGCGCGAGAGATGAACTTTCGGGAACGCTCGTTCGATGCAGTCTTGCGGACCGGCGGGTGGCGGGACGACGAGGCCAAGAGGCTGAGAAATGATATCGTAAGGCAGAAGAAGCGCGACGCGCTTCTTGCTCTGCAATGCGCTTCAGATCTTGCAATGCAACGTGAAAGCGTGCGCGCGCCTGATTCCTGGGTCGCGACGAATACCTTCATGCGGGACCTCGAGGCGGGCGGCATTGACTCAAATTTAGTGAACACTTATAAATTGAATCTCTAA
- a CDS encoding YcaO-like family protein: MSSSVEPEDLPLKERSRSGGALSGFRDAILSGLRSPFATQTGPGEAEHCLRRVLPLCRRARITRVADLTGLDRIGLPVVQVVRPAALSEVTSLGRGLAMSEAALGAIMESLERFFAESVPAERVFLASADDIGLAEGLFEQLLAPGVGSNWRTREIHWITGIDIATGAAEPVPLELVHTRYTEPPPARDGLFIRTTTGLACHTSAYGAFLHGLFECIERDAMARAFATHGFFDRMRIAPSGLGDRVDRIGSVAGECGVSFGLWLAPSPTGVPVVWCQAIETGPGEPILALPTEGYAAGPSVAAAAASAMLEALSARAGAISGARDDQTRGHYRRSMDAVVSQARQLIVERASTARYVSGEVPIVDDLAALIEKTMAARVGPILAVPVGSDCETGVHCVRVILPGATPFSILR, translated from the coding sequence TTGTCATCGAGCGTTGAACCCGAAGACTTGCCGCTGAAGGAACGATCGCGCTCGGGTGGTGCCCTTTCCGGATTTCGGGATGCGATTCTTTCCGGCCTGCGAAGTCCTTTCGCAACGCAGACAGGGCCGGGAGAGGCCGAACACTGCCTTCGGAGGGTTCTGCCGCTCTGTCGCCGAGCGCGGATAACGCGGGTCGCGGACCTGACCGGGCTCGACCGGATCGGCCTCCCGGTCGTCCAGGTGGTTCGGCCGGCAGCGCTCTCGGAAGTGACGTCTCTCGGGCGCGGCCTCGCCATGTCGGAGGCGGCGTTGGGTGCGATCATGGAATCGCTTGAGCGGTTCTTCGCCGAGTCCGTTCCAGCCGAGCGCGTTTTCCTCGCCTCTGCCGACGACATCGGACTGGCGGAAGGGCTGTTTGAACAGCTTCTGGCACCCGGGGTCGGCTCGAACTGGCGGACCAGGGAGATCCATTGGATCACCGGGATCGACATCGCCACCGGGGCCGCTGAGCCTGTTCCCCTTGAACTTGTACATACCCGCTATACCGAGCCGCCGCCCGCCCGAGACGGCCTGTTCATCCGTACGACGACCGGTCTTGCCTGCCATACGTCGGCCTATGGCGCATTCCTGCACGGGCTGTTCGAATGCATCGAGCGCGACGCCATGGCGCGTGCCTTCGCCACGCATGGCTTCTTCGATCGCATGCGGATCGCCCCCTCGGGGTTGGGGGACCGTGTCGACCGCATAGGATCTGTTGCTGGGGAGTGCGGGGTATCGTTCGGCTTGTGGCTGGCGCCCTCGCCAACCGGTGTTCCAGTCGTCTGGTGCCAGGCGATCGAAACGGGGCCCGGCGAACCAATCCTGGCACTCCCGACCGAGGGCTATGCGGCGGGTCCAAGCGTCGCTGCAGCCGCGGCGAGCGCGATGCTGGAGGCGCTCTCGGCGCGCGCCGGCGCGATATCGGGCGCTCGCGACGACCAGACCCGAGGCCACTATCGAAGAAGCATGGACGCGGTCGTTTCCCAGGCGCGCCAACTCATTGTCGAGCGAGCGTCCACGGCGCGATATGTTTCGGGCGAAGTACCGATCGTCGACGATCTTGCTGCGCTCATCGAGAAAACAATGGCGGCACGAGTTGGACCTATACTGGCAGTGCCGGTGGGTTCCGACTGCGAAACGGGCGTGCACTGCGTGAGGGTCATCCTGCCGGGAGCGACGCCCTTTTCCATTCTGCGATGA
- a CDS encoding ATP-binding protein, whose amino-acid sequence MLRESRTNTPRRLTKRARGGSSTHDSERRIVTALCYDLVGSTDLFQRMDIEDYQELMSAFAAAARQSIASHSGIIQHEAGDGGVALFPIELDAKDAASLAIRAGLDIIEGCRRVGHEVKRDDLHVRVGVATSIALVNEAKMENWTQEAVTGAALAMATRLESIAEPDSVLVSEGTRNLAGRSHAFVFQGSKTLKGFSEPEKVWRALGHKIEVNRFYAYGRLGGPFIGRESEMAAIAAAWEGVLGGEGEVLLIVGEAGIGKSRLLREVRRNTRDRRSKLFFFQCLPGGFRSTLHPLRNSIPGDISEADGQLTAAAVTDLFERNGIYDEEATDVFAYLLGAQGRNEFLSGSDPKAVREKAHRAVFRTLKAACQNGPIVVVVEDVHWIDPTSQDLLAEAAQVLRELPILLVVTSRPRSQATGHQPSGSPVHWLDAANPTRITLQALDRDETRLAIRARWPEHRLAMLPELFDVTERISGGVPLFIEEICQWASQNVGADTMNLSESVKPSHVSAFESILDARLQHLGPARDVARAGAIAGPQFTLPVLHALLPDFSKKSLASAADTLCETGFLIRIRAPGRTAYGFRHVLIQETIYNALLRKQRQTLHRRLFGAISQDRQLAAWIDTGELAEHAERAGLLESAIELFIAAGKESSSRSAMVEARQYLEHALTLAERMGDGHAVELLQLSALVALGPILIGMVGMSSQPARQLYEKGVAIARWQPMEDQPKWFPIYWGWWLTGADFPAMHDRALQVQAMLAGVEDPEVRLQVNHCIWAIDFNLGRHRETQAAIEAGLALYDEQSAKTSRTLYGGHDAKVCGLGQLALSLWLTGQPKASDAALSKMIAFVERIAHAPSTAHSLDTEAVSAFYRNDFQRLTDVAGRMAEFASQHEMQSLSGLSLLFGGWAEAHLENLAGGHETFQSGLSLLKQLGTVIDLPIYLYMHAMMLGLAQKYEAAIDVANEAIEKAKETHHAYWLPELHRCRAVLHARAKAPHDIVAADLRAAIEIAEDQGAEALAERARQSVRELGIVIER is encoded by the coding sequence ATGCTTCGCGAGAGTCGGACCAACACACCACGACGATTGACCAAGCGCGCACGGGGCGGTTCATCCACGCATGACAGCGAGCGGCGCATCGTAACCGCGCTCTGCTACGACCTCGTGGGCTCGACCGATCTCTTCCAGCGCATGGACATCGAAGACTATCAGGAACTGATGAGCGCCTTTGCGGCTGCGGCGAGACAATCGATCGCCTCCCATTCCGGCATCATCCAGCACGAGGCGGGCGACGGCGGTGTGGCGCTGTTTCCGATCGAGCTCGACGCGAAGGATGCGGCCTCGCTCGCCATCCGCGCCGGCTTGGACATCATCGAAGGCTGCCGGCGCGTCGGCCACGAGGTGAAGCGTGACGATTTGCACGTTCGCGTCGGCGTCGCGACGTCGATCGCGCTCGTCAACGAAGCAAAGATGGAGAATTGGACGCAGGAAGCTGTCACCGGCGCGGCGCTCGCCATGGCAACCCGGCTCGAATCCATCGCTGAGCCGGACAGCGTCCTGGTCTCCGAGGGCACGCGCAATCTCGCGGGGCGGTCGCATGCCTTCGTGTTCCAGGGCAGCAAGACGCTCAAGGGATTTTCCGAGCCCGAGAAGGTGTGGCGCGCGCTCGGGCACAAGATCGAGGTCAATCGCTTTTACGCATATGGAAGGCTCGGTGGTCCTTTCATCGGGCGCGAAAGCGAGATGGCTGCGATCGCCGCGGCCTGGGAGGGCGTGCTTGGCGGTGAGGGCGAGGTGCTGCTTATCGTGGGAGAGGCTGGTATCGGCAAGTCCCGGCTGTTGCGGGAGGTCCGCCGGAACACGCGCGACCGGCGATCAAAGCTGTTTTTCTTCCAGTGCCTTCCCGGCGGTTTCCGATCGACGCTACATCCGCTGCGCAACAGTATTCCGGGAGACATCTCGGAAGCCGACGGGCAACTGACGGCGGCCGCGGTGACGGACCTCTTTGAACGCAACGGCATTTACGATGAGGAAGCAACGGACGTCTTCGCCTACCTGCTCGGAGCGCAGGGGCGAAACGAGTTTTTGTCAGGCAGCGATCCGAAGGCGGTCCGCGAAAAGGCGCATCGCGCCGTGTTCCGCACGCTGAAGGCCGCCTGCCAGAACGGACCGATCGTCGTCGTGGTCGAGGACGTGCATTGGATCGACCCCACCTCGCAGGATCTGCTGGCGGAAGCCGCACAGGTCTTGCGCGAACTTCCGATCCTGCTCGTTGTCACCTCGCGCCCGCGATCGCAGGCGACGGGACACCAACCGTCCGGGAGCCCGGTGCACTGGCTCGATGCCGCAAATCCGACGCGTATTACCCTCCAAGCACTCGATCGCGACGAGACGCGGCTGGCGATCAGGGCGAGATGGCCGGAGCACAGGCTCGCCATGCTTCCCGAACTTTTCGATGTGACGGAAAGAATATCGGGCGGCGTTCCGCTTTTCATCGAAGAGATTTGCCAGTGGGCGTCGCAGAACGTGGGCGCCGACACGATGAACCTCTCGGAAAGCGTCAAGCCCAGCCACGTCTCGGCCTTCGAGAGCATCCTTGACGCTCGCCTCCAGCACTTAGGTCCCGCCCGGGATGTGGCGCGGGCCGGTGCGATTGCGGGCCCCCAGTTCACGCTGCCGGTGCTGCACGCGTTGTTACCCGATTTCAGCAAGAAGTCGCTGGCAAGTGCCGCCGATACCCTCTGCGAAACTGGATTCCTGATTCGCATCAGGGCGCCGGGGCGCACCGCCTACGGCTTCCGGCACGTACTGATCCAGGAGACGATCTACAACGCGCTGTTGCGCAAGCAGCGACAGACATTGCATCGCCGCCTTTTTGGCGCCATCAGCCAGGACCGCCAGCTCGCAGCCTGGATCGATACCGGCGAGCTCGCCGAGCATGCGGAACGGGCGGGGCTTCTCGAAAGCGCGATCGAGCTGTTCATTGCGGCGGGAAAGGAGAGCTCGAGCCGCTCGGCGATGGTCGAGGCACGCCAATATCTCGAACACGCGCTGACGCTCGCGGAGCGGATGGGCGATGGGCACGCGGTCGAGCTGCTGCAGCTTTCGGCGCTGGTCGCCCTGGGACCGATCCTCATCGGAATGGTGGGAATGAGTTCGCAGCCGGCGCGTCAGCTCTATGAAAAAGGCGTGGCGATCGCGCGCTGGCAACCGATGGAGGACCAGCCGAAATGGTTCCCGATCTATTGGGGCTGGTGGCTGACGGGCGCGGATTTTCCCGCCATGCACGATCGCGCGCTGCAGGTGCAGGCAATGCTGGCCGGAGTGGAGGATCCGGAGGTCAGGCTACAGGTCAACCATTGCATCTGGGCCATCGATTTCAATCTCGGCCGTCATCGCGAGACCCAGGCGGCGATCGAAGCGGGGCTGGCGCTCTATGACGAGCAATCGGCCAAGACGAGCCGCACGCTTTATGGCGGGCATGACGCCAAGGTTTGCGGCCTCGGACAACTGGCGCTTTCGTTGTGGCTGACGGGCCAGCCAAAGGCATCGGACGCGGCGCTTTCAAAAATGATCGCCTTTGTTGAAAGGATTGCGCATGCGCCGAGCACAGCGCATTCGCTGGACACGGAAGCGGTGTCCGCCTTCTACCGCAACGACTTTCAGCGGCTTACGGACGTTGCCGGAAGGATGGCCGAATTTGCGAGCCAGCACGAGATGCAGTCGCTTTCCGGCCTGTCGCTTCTTTTCGGCGGCTGGGCCGAGGCTCATCTCGAAAATCTAGCGGGTGGCCACGAGACGTTTCAAAGCGGCCTTTCGCTTTTGAAGCAACTCGGCACGGTCATAGACCTTCCGATTTACCTCTATATGCACGCCATGATGCTGGGATTGGCGCAGAAATACGAGGCGGCGATCGATGTCGCCAATGAGGCGATCGAGAAGGCGAAGGAAACCCACCACGCCTATTGGCTCCCCGAACTCCATCGATGCCGTGCGGTTCTCCATGCTCGAGCCAAGGCACCTCACGATATCGTCGCCGCGGATTTGCGCGCCGCTATCGAAATTGCCGAGGATCAGGGCGCCGAGGCGCTTGCGGAGCGGGCCAGGCAATCGGTCCGGGAGCTTGGCATTGTCATCGAGCGTTGA
- a CDS encoding ATP-dependent DNA helicase: protein MQFAPQQDEALQAVSRWLKEGRSPLFRLFGYAGTGKTTLARHFAEHVDGEVLFAAFTGKAAQVLRSKGASNAKTIHSLIYRPRGEEEVEDEETGKTSIAPMFSINRQSPVAKAALIIVDECSMVDEALGKDLMSFGTPILVLGDPGQLPPVSGGGYFTNQEPDYLLTDIHRQARDNPIIQLAMQVREGSEIMHGDYGTAQVIGRGQVTQELVLEADQVLVGTNRTRRRYNQRLRELKGFTSEYPQSGDKLVCLRNDPAKGLLNGSLWQVMSSSKETVKPGINLMIRPEDDDMDRGAAKIKLLKAAFEDVEGEIPWSTRKRYDEFDYGYALTVHKAQGSQWNNVVLFDESFAFRDTRERWLYTAITRAAERLTIVR from the coding sequence ATGCAGTTCGCTCCGCAACAGGATGAGGCCTTGCAGGCCGTTTCGCGCTGGCTGAAGGAAGGGCGCTCACCGCTCTTCCGGCTGTTCGGCTATGCCGGAACCGGAAAGACCACGCTTGCCCGCCATTTCGCCGAGCACGTGGACGGCGAGGTGCTGTTTGCCGCCTTCACCGGCAAGGCAGCGCAGGTGCTGCGTTCCAAGGGCGCGAGCAATGCCAAGACCATCCACTCGCTGATCTACCGGCCGCGCGGAGAGGAGGAGGTGGAGGACGAGGAAACCGGCAAGACCTCGATCGCGCCGATGTTCTCTATCAACCGGCAGAGCCCGGTCGCGAAAGCCGCGCTGATCATCGTCGACGAGTGTTCGATGGTCGACGAGGCGCTCGGCAAGGACCTGATGAGCTTCGGCACGCCGATCCTCGTTCTTGGCGACCCGGGACAGTTGCCGCCAGTTTCGGGCGGCGGTTACTTCACCAATCAGGAACCGGATTACCTGCTGACGGATATCCACCGCCAAGCGCGCGACAATCCGATCATCCAGCTGGCCATGCAGGTGCGCGAGGGCAGCGAGATCATGCATGGCGACTACGGCACGGCGCAGGTGATCGGGCGAGGGCAGGTGACGCAGGAACTGGTGCTGGAGGCCGACCAGGTGCTCGTCGGCACCAACAGGACGCGGCGGCGCTACAACCAGCGGCTTCGCGAGCTGAAAGGCTTCACCAGCGAATATCCGCAATCCGGCGACAAGCTGGTTTGCCTTCGGAACGACCCGGCCAAGGGGCTGCTCAACGGCTCGCTCTGGCAGGTGATGAGCTCCTCGAAAGAAACGGTGAAGCCGGGCATCAACCTGATGATCCGCCCGGAAGACGACGACATGGATCGCGGCGCGGCGAAGATCAAGCTCTTGAAGGCCGCCTTCGAGGATGTCGAAGGCGAGATCCCTTGGTCCACCCGCAAGCGCTACGACGAGTTTGACTACGGATACGCGCTGACGGTGCACAAGGCGCAGGGCTCGCAGTGGAACAATGTCGTGCTCTTCGACGAGAGCTTTGCCTTTCGCGACACACGCGAACGCTGGCTTTACACGGCGATCACCCGCGCGGCGGAGCGGCTGACGATCGTCCGGTGA
- a CDS encoding AbrB family transcriptional regulator: MRPEHPATPSPPENAGIGRLPPALQWCVLAPFSAVFTAILETIGLPAGLLIGPMLAGALVGMNGGTIRLPRQLYFCVQFILAMMIAGSMTPALLVAFSGNWLLFLAVVLAVIGVSTLCGWIMTRMRILPGTTAIWGSSAGAASTMLLMADAYGADARLVAFMQYLRVVFVASAATLVAHLWVTGAEVSATTDWFAPIAGLPFLATLAVGLAGGFLGKVLRVPGGVFLVPFAIGSVLNITGALTTELPQWLIALCSVMLGWNIGLGFTRAILAHARRALVPTVISILALMSFSGLLAVLLIFAAGIDPLTAYLATSPGGLDSIAVIASSSNVDLSFVMALQTVRVLIITLLGPALARFVADRA; encoded by the coding sequence TTGAGACCGGAACACCCCGCAACGCCCTCCCCGCCGGAAAACGCAGGGATCGGTCGATTGCCGCCGGCGTTGCAGTGGTGCGTGCTCGCACCTTTTTCGGCCGTCTTTACGGCGATACTTGAGACGATCGGCCTTCCGGCCGGACTGCTGATAGGCCCGATGCTCGCCGGCGCGCTCGTCGGCATGAACGGCGGCACGATCCGCCTGCCGCGTCAGCTCTACTTCTGCGTCCAGTTCATCCTGGCGATGATGATCGCCGGTTCGATGACGCCCGCGCTGTTGGTCGCCTTTTCCGGTAACTGGCTCCTCTTCCTCGCCGTCGTTCTCGCCGTCATTGGCGTCAGCACGCTTTGCGGCTGGATCATGACGCGGATGCGCATCCTGCCCGGCACGACCGCGATATGGGGCTCCTCGGCCGGTGCGGCTTCGACCATGCTGTTGATGGCGGATGCCTATGGTGCCGATGCGAGGCTGGTTGCCTTCATGCAGTACTTGCGCGTCGTCTTCGTCGCCAGCGCCGCCACGCTGGTCGCCCATCTGTGGGTCACCGGCGCCGAGGTCAGCGCCACGACCGACTGGTTTGCGCCGATCGCCGGCCTCCCCTTCCTGGCAACGCTTGCCGTCGGCCTTGCCGGCGGCTTCCTTGGCAAGGTCCTGCGTGTTCCGGGCGGCGTCTTCCTCGTGCCTTTCGCCATCGGCTCTGTTCTCAACATCACCGGCGCGCTGACGACGGAACTGCCGCAATGGCTGATCGCGCTCTGCTCCGTCATGCTCGGCTGGAACATCGGCCTCGGTTTCACGCGTGCGATTCTGGCCCATGCGCGCCGGGCACTGGTGCCGACGGTCATCTCCATCCTGGCATTGATGTCCTTTTCCGGATTGCTTGCGGTTCTCCTGATCTTCGCCGCGGGCATCGATCCGCTGACGGCCTATCTCGCCACCAGCCCCGGCGGCCTCGATTCGATCGCTGTCATCGCCTCGTCGAGCAATGTCGATTTGTCCTTCGTCATGGCACTACAGACGGTACGGGTGCTGATCATCACCCTGCTCGGCCCGGCTCTCGCCCGCTTCGTCGCCGACCGCGCCTGA
- a CDS encoding COG4315 family predicted lipoprotein, with the protein MRTFPLVIAICLVASTSALAAPPVKTVESKKGNVLAAANGMTLYTYKDDHGGVSSCYDKCAKNWPPFLVEGKAMAEGGYTIVDRKDGGKQWAKDGMPLYFFIKDKKMGDVTGDGVKGEWDVARP; encoded by the coding sequence ATGAGAACGTTTCCATTAGTCATCGCCATTTGCCTTGTCGCAAGCACTTCCGCCCTCGCCGCACCGCCGGTCAAGACGGTTGAATCGAAAAAGGGCAATGTGCTGGCCGCAGCGAACGGCATGACGCTTTACACCTATAAGGACGACCACGGTGGTGTTTCCAGCTGCTACGACAAATGTGCGAAGAACTGGCCGCCCTTCCTGGTCGAAGGAAAAGCCATGGCCGAAGGCGGCTACACCATCGTCGACCGCAAGGATGGCGGCAAGCAGTGGGCGAAGGATGGCATGCCGCTCTATTTCTTCATCAAGGACAAGAAGATGGGTGATGTCACCGGCGACGGTGTGAAGGGCGAATGGGATGTCGCACGGCCGTGA